One Thermococcus sp. M36 genomic window, CCGAGGGCCTTGATTCCCTCAAGAATCCTCTGGAAGTTGTCGCTCACGCGGATGTTCCTTATCGGCTTAAGCTCTCCGTTCTCCACGAGGAATATTCCGTCGCGCGGTATCGTGGAGAAGTCGCCAGCGACGTAGTTCTGGAAGCGGGTGTACCAGACGTTGGTGATGTATATGCCCTTCTTGACCTCGCTGAAGAGCTCCTCCTTGGTGTAGTCGCCGGGCTCAAGCAGGATGTTCCAGGCATGCGGCATTATCAGGCCGGCATTGCCGGTGGTTTCTGCCCTGTACTTCCTCGCCATGCTGGTGTTGAGGAGGAAGGTCTTGAAGGTTCCGCCCTCGATGATGGTCGTTTCCCTCGTGGGGACGCCCTCGTCATCGAACTTCCTCGTGCCATAACCGTTCGGCATGTTGCCGACGTCCTTGATGGTCACTATCTCGCTCGCCACCTTCTGGCCAAGCTTGTTAACTAGGAAGGAGAAGCCAGCTTCAGCAGCGTAGGCTGAGGTCATGAAGCTCATGTAGCTCAGCAGATTGGCGAAGGCTAAGGGGTCAAATATGACGTCGAACTTTCCTTCCGGCCCCTGCTCCGGGTTCTGGGCGAGCTTTGCAATCTCACCGGCCTTCCTGCCGGCTGACTCTGGATCGAACTTCTTGAGAACCCTCACCGAATTCGTTCCGTGTCCGCTCTCTAGGTCGCCGATGAAGGCTCTAACGCTTATCTCTATTCCCGTTCCCTCGTCAAAGGCCTCGACGCCGTTGCTCGTGGTGAGGTAGAGCCTGTTGTGGTCTGTGTAGAGAACGCCCGCCACCCTCTTAGCTCCCTCCTCAAGTGCCGCATTGATTGCCCTCTCAACGTACTCGTTTGGCTCGTCGAGCTCGACTATCGCCTTATCAAAGGTCTCCGGAATATCTCTGTACTCGAACGGCCCTTCAGCGATGCCGTAGTAGTCCTCCTTCGGCGCCATTCCCTTCATGTTGCTCAGGAGAGTCTTCAAAGTCCTCTCGATGTTCTCCTCGCTCAGCTCGGTTATAGTTGTACCAGCTACCCTCTTCTCCAGCTCCACGAAGAGCTCGACCTTCCTCTCGTGCCAGTTCTTGGCGACGGTTATCTCGTTGTTGGCGAAGCGAACTTGCCTGCGGTTGGTTTCATAACCCAAGACCACGACGTCGCCGAAGCCGAGCTCTTTGGCCTTCTTAAGGATGAACTCATTAACGTCGAACATCCCCACCACCTCACGGCCTCCTCAGCGGTATGTCCCTAAGCCTCGCGTGCGCTCCGCCCATCCAGACCGGCACGCCCTGCCCGGGCTCGCCTTTACCACAGGTTCCCGGGAACATCTCGATCTCTTTGCCAACGGCATCGACGCTGCTCCAGAGCGCCTTCGTGGTTATCTCGAGTATCGGCCTCCTGACAGGGTGCTTTATCTCGCCGTTCTCGATGAGGTAGGCTTCCCTGCCAATGTATCTCTGCTGATACCTGCGGTCGTCGATGTTCCACTCGTTGAAGCTCACCATGTAGACGCCGAGCTTGATGTCCTCGATGAGCTCCTCGAAGGAGTAGTCACCGGGCGCGAGGTAGGTGTTGGCCATCCTCACTATGGGCTCGCGGTTGTAGTTGATGGCTCTGGCCGCGGCGTTGGAGCGCTGTCCGAGCTTTGCGGCATATTCTCTGTTCATGAGGAACTCGGTGATGATTCCGTTCCTTATAAGGTACCTCGGGCGGGCCTTTACTCCTTCATCGTCGTAGAGGTAGAAGCCCCAGCTGTTCGGTATAGTCGGGTCTTCGATGACGGTAACGGCCTCACTTCCGATCCTCTCGCCGAGCATGTCCGGCTTGACGAAGCTCTCTCCTGCTTGAGCGGCCTCCCTTCCGAATATCCTGTCGGCCTCGTATGGATGCCCGACACTCTCGTGGACGGCTATTCCGGCCACTTCGGGGCTTATGACCAGGTCAACCTTGCCTTCAGGCGGCTTTTTGCCCTCGTAGATCAGCTTCTTGAGGGCCTGGACGTCCTTCACCGCCCAGCTCCACGGCTCGTCCTTCTCGATGAGCTCCAAGCCGCCGGAGAAAGCCCTCTGGACGAAGGGTGCCTGCTCCATCTGGCCGTTCTCGAAAACGACGAGGTTGTAGGTCACCGAGACCCTAGGAATGATGCTCTCGATAAAGGCCCCGTCGCTGTTGGCTATTATCTTGTGCCACACCTGATCGGAATAGCCGAGATAGCGCATCGGCACGTTTACCCCGGTTGCCTTTACCTCCTCCTCGACCTTCCTGAGGAGCTCCATCTTCTCCTCCGGCGAAACATCGCGGAAGTCCTTCCTCATCTTGACCTCGTAGTAGACCTCATGGAAGTCCTCATCGCTGAAAACTATCGGCTCGTTCCTCACCCTGGAGGCCGCCTTTGCGAGCTTAACCGCCTTTTTGACCGCCTCGGCGACGCTCTCTTTAGTGAGGACGTTGGTTGAAGCGAAGCCCATGCCCCCATCGGCGAGGACTCTTATTCCCATGCCCCTGTCGGCCAGAATCTCCAGCCCCTCGGGATTTCCGTTTTTCATTGCCAAAGAAGTGCCGTTCTTCTCCTCGAAGCGCGCCTCCGCGTAGCTCGCCCCCAGTTCGAGGGCCTTCTCAACGGCGAACTCTACGAGTTCATGCATGCACATCACCTCGGTTTACTGCATAGAATAGTGCGTCCGGAAGTATAAAAGTCTTTCCGTTAAGATGGCGGTCGAAAAAAGACTTTAATCGCAGGATTTTCCAATGCTTGTGGAGCTAAAACAAGGGAGGGTTGCAATGGACTACGTTAAGCGCTTCTACCTCGCCGGGTTCCTTTACCTGGCCCTCTATACGGGCTTCTATCAGGTCTACCTCCAGAGTTTGGGTCTGTCCAAGGGGCAGATTGGCCTGCTGATGGGAACCATGCTTTTTCTTGTGGCTTTCCTCGAAGTTCCGACCGGAATCGTGGCGGACAAGGTTTCGAAGAAGACAAGCGTCCTGATGGCGAGGACTCTTTCCCTTCTGTTTCTCCTCTTGCTCTACTCGGCCGGTTCTTTCGCCGACCTTCTTCTCGCTACCCTCATAAGCGCGCTTTCAACGGCCTTTGCCACAGGTGCCGAGACCGGCTGGCTCTATGAGCTGCTGAAAGAGGATGGAAGGGCACATGAGTATCCAAAGGCCTACGGTAGATTAAGGGCTTTTGAGACAGTTGGGGGTTTTGCTGGAACCCTTGTGGGAGGAGTCCTGGCAGACGTGTATGGCATGAGGCTGCCCATAATCCTGAGTGCGCCATTTATACTGACCTCACTCCTAATTCTCGCAACGATCCCCAGAGACACTGCGAGAAGTGGCCTTTCGTACGGTCGTCACCTGCTTGAGAGCCTGAGGTTCGTCTGGAACTCCCGGGATGTCCGGTGGCTTTTTATCTACGCGAACATCATGGGCCTATCTCTGACCCTTTTCACCGCCTTTATGCAGCTCTACTTCTACGGGTTCCTAGCGTCGGTTCTGGCGGTTTCATGGATTATGGCACTTTACATGGCCATTAACAGTGCCTCGTGGTATTTTGACGCAGGTGATGGCACAAGAAAACGAATCTACTCCTATGCGGGAATCATCATTCCTCTGCTGTCGTTTCTCGCCGGGCTGAACGGCTGGCTGGGATTTGCCACGCTGGTTCTCGGAACTTTTATATTCTCACAGGCGTTTAAGGAGTGGCAGGGAAGGTTTCAGAGTGCCATCCCTGATGAGAAGAGGGCTACCGTTGGTTCCCTCTATTCCCTCACGGCCGCGGTTGCCAACGGGGTTCTCAACCTTGTTCTTGGCCAGCTCTTTGATTATGTCGGGATAATGAGGGGAATCCTTCTCGTGTCGGCATTATTTTTGGGACTGGGAATTCTAGCTTTTATAAAGAATGCAAAGGATTTACAGCAGTCTTCAGGACATGCTTGAACTCCTCAAACTAAAGGCGAAGGAACTTGAAGAGGAAGAGATAAGCGAGGAAGAAGCCAAGGAGCTTGCGAGACTTGAAGAGGAGACATTAAAGGACGGAATTCTCTGGGAAGAAGCGAAGAGAGAACTCGAATCCTGAGGCCCTCAAAACTTCTCCTCGCATGTGCACGGGTTGTTGCCGCAGTAGGGACAGACGCCGGGGTACTTCTTCTTTGCTGCTTCCTCGATGTCTATCCCGAGGAGGTTCGCCAAACTCGCGAGCCACGCCAGAACATCTGCAAACTCCTCCTCCATCGCTTTCCTGTCGTTCTTCCTTATCGCCTCGCTCAGCTCTCCAACTTCTTCGACGAACCAGAGAAAGGTCTTATCAACCCCGCGCTTCGAGTCCTTGTGGAAGTAAATGTCGTGGATAAGCTTCTGAAATTCCCCGATCTCCATTTTCCTCACCGGTGAAGGGGGAAGAAAAGGGCTTAAAAATCACTCGCCCGCCAGCTCAATGAGCTTCCTCATGTGGATTGCTGCCGTGTCGAAGATCTCGACGGAGACGTCGCCCTGCTTTATCGCCAGCGGCAGCTCGGTGCAGCCGAGGATTACCCCCTCGATGCCCTCCGCCTTTGCGTACCTCTCCACGAGCTCGATCAGGTACGGCCTGCTCCGCAGGTTCTCGAAGGCGAGCTCTCCGAAGATTATATCGTTTATTCTGTCGATTTCATCCTCCGTGGGAACAATCACGTCAAAGCCTGCCTCCTTGAGGGCATCTTTGTAGAAGTCCGCCGTCATTGTGGTCTTGGTGCCGAGGAGGAGAACCCTCTTAACGCCCCTGCGCTTCATCTCCTCTATCAGGGCATCTATTATGCTGACCATCGGTACGCTGACGGCCCTCTGAACCTCGGGGAACACTATGTGGGGCGTGTTTGCGGAAAGGGAGATGATCTCCGCTCCTGCCCGCTCAAGGGCCTTTGCGGCCTTTATGAGTAT contains:
- a CDS encoding TldD/PmbA family protein, producing the protein MHELVEFAVEKALELGASYAEARFEEKNGTSLAMKNGNPEGLEILADRGMGIRVLADGGMGFASTNVLTKESVAEAVKKAVKLAKAASRVRNEPIVFSDEDFHEVYYEVKMRKDFRDVSPEEKMELLRKVEEEVKATGVNVPMRYLGYSDQVWHKIIANSDGAFIESIIPRVSVTYNLVVFENGQMEQAPFVQRAFSGGLELIEKDEPWSWAVKDVQALKKLIYEGKKPPEGKVDLVISPEVAGIAVHESVGHPYEADRIFGREAAQAGESFVKPDMLGERIGSEAVTVIEDPTIPNSWGFYLYDDEGVKARPRYLIRNGIITEFLMNREYAAKLGQRSNAAARAINYNREPIVRMANTYLAPGDYSFEELIEDIKLGVYMVSFNEWNIDDRRYQQRYIGREAYLIENGEIKHPVRRPILEITTKALWSSVDAVGKEIEMFPGTCGKGEPGQGVPVWMGGAHARLRDIPLRRP
- a CDS encoding TldD/PmbA family protein, encoding MFDVNEFILKKAKELGFGDVVVLGYETNRRQVRFANNEITVAKNWHERKVELFVELEKRVAGTTITELSEENIERTLKTLLSNMKGMAPKEDYYGIAEGPFEYRDIPETFDKAIVELDEPNEYVERAINAALEEGAKRVAGVLYTDHNRLYLTTSNGVEAFDEGTGIEISVRAFIGDLESGHGTNSVRVLKKFDPESAGRKAGEIAKLAQNPEQGPEGKFDVIFDPLAFANLLSYMSFMTSAYAAEAGFSFLVNKLGQKVASEIVTIKDVGNMPNGYGTRKFDDEGVPTRETTIIEGGTFKTFLLNTSMARKYRAETTGNAGLIMPHAWNILLEPGDYTKEELFSEVKKGIYITNVWYTRFQNYVAGDFSTIPRDGIFLVENGELKPIRNIRVSDNFQRILEGIKALGKESYHIHWWEVRTPVSTPYVLVKDVGITRATK
- a CDS encoding MFS transporter, whose protein sequence is MELKQGRVAMDYVKRFYLAGFLYLALYTGFYQVYLQSLGLSKGQIGLLMGTMLFLVAFLEVPTGIVADKVSKKTSVLMARTLSLLFLLLLYSAGSFADLLLATLISALSTAFATGAETGWLYELLKEDGRAHEYPKAYGRLRAFETVGGFAGTLVGGVLADVYGMRLPIILSAPFILTSLLILATIPRDTARSGLSYGRHLLESLRFVWNSRDVRWLFIYANIMGLSLTLFTAFMQLYFYGFLASVLAVSWIMALYMAINSASWYFDAGDGTRKRIYSYAGIIIPLLSFLAGLNGWLGFATLVLGTFIFSQAFKEWQGRFQSAIPDEKRATVGSLYSLTAAVANGVLNLVLGQLFDYVGIMRGILLVSALFLGLGILAFIKNAKDLQQSSGHA
- a CDS encoding aspartate/glutamate racemase family protein — its product is MKRIGIIGGTTPESTCYYYRKYIEISREKFGPFTFPELIVYSINFEEFKNNPRGWEGRKEILIKAAKALERAGAEIISLSANTPHIVFPEVQRAVSVPMVSIIDALIEEMKRRGVKRVLLLGTKTTMTADFYKDALKEAGFDVIVPTEDEIDRINDIIFGELAFENLRSRPYLIELVERYAKAEGIEGVILGCTELPLAIKQGDVSVEIFDTAAIHMRKLIELAGE
- a CDS encoding MazG nucleotide pyrophosphohydrolase domain-containing protein, whose protein sequence is MEIGEFQKLIHDIYFHKDSKRGVDKTFLWFVEEVGELSEAIRKNDRKAMEEEFADVLAWLASLANLLGIDIEEAAKKKYPGVCPYCGNNPCTCEEKF